The following coding sequences lie in one Miscanthus floridulus cultivar M001 chromosome 9, ASM1932011v1, whole genome shotgun sequence genomic window:
- the LOC136479585 gene encoding uncharacterized protein, with translation MGPNPFSLPLPLYLSRISLARAEHRRRRPRPLPSPVALACAPSPAHEPRRARPPAPRLHRARDRSVPASPHARTPRLTATVAAPRPAPASRPAPASRPEATQDRRAPRPRRTAAPASRPDTPLLRPGPLAGPCAHAAPSPRPTCARACLGRAPPHRCRDRGRAARHRRPRAWPLCRPRPPSLPRHTERRASHVRRPPPPLSAVPPLALAPAAAGRASAGPARRTDPRPTSAATPSSDR, from the coding sequence ATGGGCCccaatcctttctctcttcctctccctctctatctctctcgcATCTCCCTCGCCCGAgcagagcaccgccgccgccgcccgcgccctctcCCTTCACCGGTCGCCCTCGCCTGCGCGCCCTCGCCCGCGCACGAGcctcgccgcgcccgcccgcccgcgccgcgcctCCACCGCGCCCGCGACCGCTCCGTGCCCGCGTCGCCCCACGCCCGGACGCCGCGCCTCACCGCCACCGTGGCCGCGCCGCGCCCCGCGCCTGCATCGCGCCCCGCGCCTGCATCGCGCCCCGAGGCCACGCAGGACCGCCGCGCCCCGAGGCCACGCAGAACCGCCGCGCCCGCATCGCGCCCGGACACCCCACTCCTGCGCCCCGGTCCCCTCGCCGGTCCCTGCGCCCACGCCGcgccctcgcctcgcccgacgtgcgCCCGCGCCTGCCTTGGCCGCGCCCCGCCGCACCGGTGCCGTGACCGTGGCCGTGCCGCCCGTCACCGCCGACCTAGGGCGTGGCCGCTGTGCCGCCCACGCCCGCCGAGCCTGCCTCGCCACACGGAGCGCCGGGCATCCCACGTCCGCCGTCCGCCACCTCCGTTGTCGGCCGTGCCCCCGCTGGCCCTGGCACCTGCAGCGGCCGGCCGTGCCTCCGCCGGCCCGGCTCGTCGGACTGACCCACGCCCGACGTCCGCTGCGACTCCATCGTCGGACaggtaa
- the LOC136483618 gene encoding short-chain dehydrogenase TIC 32, chloroplastic-like: protein MSEQAVADFCWHAREVVSSGMGLWGWLWGRRGPSGFGSASTAEEVTAGVDASNLTAIVTGATNGIGKETARVLALRGAKVIIPARTLESGLKVKESLADQVPSSKLHVMEMDLSSLSSVRDFARSFDSSHEHLNLLINNAGIMACPYQLSKDGIELQFATNHVGHFLLTNLLLDKMKSTARETGVQGRIINVSSIAHKRSDGTCFELNKLNDKARYQPFIAYAHSKLANILHANELSRRFQEEGCNLTANSLHPGVIITNIIRYVAGNNNALISVLSPVANLVLKSIPQGAATTCYLALHPNVKDVSGKYFSDCNEATPTAVARDSELAKRLWSFSEELVGINADMSQTTQPTSQEEDVQQKDVFQAK, encoded by the exons ATGTCTGAGCAGGCGGTGGCAGATTTCTGCTGGCATGCGAGGGAGGTAGTGTCGTCGGGGATGGGGCTCTGGGGTTGGCTGTGGGGGCGCCGGGGACCGTCGGGCTTCGGCTCCGCGTCCACCGCCGAGGAGGTCACCGCCGGCGTCGACGCCAGCAACCTCACTGCCATCGTCACAG GGGCAACAAATGGCATCGGAAAGGAGACAGCCAGAGTGCTAGCTCTGAGGGGAGCGAAGGTGATCATACCAGCTAGGACACTGGAGAGTGGCCTCAAGGTGAAAGAGAGCCTCGCAGATCAGGTCCCGAGCTCCAAGCTGCACGTCATGGAGATGGACCTGAGCTCTCTCAGCTCCGTCCGTGACTTCGCGCGGTCCTTCGATTCATCTCACGAGCATCTGAACCTCCTCAT AAACAATGCAGGGATTATGGCCTGCCCTTACCAGCTCTCCAAGGATGGAATCGAGCTGCAGTTCGCAACCAATCATGTTG GCCATTTCTTGCTGACAAATCTCCTGCTGGACAAGATGAAATCAACTGCCAGAGAGACAGGTGTGCAAGGCAGGATCATAAACGTGTCATCCATCGCACATAAAAGAAGTGATGGTACATGCTTTGAGCTGAACAAGCTAAACGATAAGGCTAG GTACCAGCCGTTCATTGCATATGCACATTCGAAATTAGCCAATATTCTCCACGCAAATGAGTTGTCCAGGCGTTTTCAG GAAGAAGGATGCAATCTGACAGCGAATTCCCTGCATCCTGGAGTAATCATCACCAATATCATTCGCTATGTTGCAGGAAATAACA ATGCGCTGATTTCGGTTCTCTCCCCTGTAGCAAATCTTGTTCTGAAGAGCATACCCCAG GGAGCTGCGACTACTTGCTACCTGGCATTGCACCCTAATGTCAAAGATGTATCTGGTAAATACTTCTCGGATTGCAATGAAGCAACACCGACTGCTGTCGCAAGAGATTCAGAGCTGGCAAAGAGGCTATGGTCGTTCAGCGAAGAACTTGTCGGGATCAATGCAGATATGTCACAGACGACACAGCCAACAAGTCAAGAAGAGGACGTACAACAGAAAGACGTTTTCCAAGCCAAGTAG